Within Topomyia yanbarensis strain Yona2022 chromosome 2, ASM3024719v1, whole genome shotgun sequence, the genomic segment tCAGTGACTCCAACTAGAAGGAATCGGTGAACTTATCCAACTAGAACAAAGAAttctgaaaacatttttaactgcttagtttgttttatttcagtgatTTATCAATGTAAAAAGAGTTTCGTCCATTTTAACAAGTGGAAGTAttgaatacaaaaaatattgcgaatttttggtcgaaataatttgaaataattgcgaactagtttcacaaaaaatatttttaaaatcagcaaactattaaaaatcaatttggcacatccgaatcgaaagaaaaataaaaacatggttggaatttattactcttgctaaAGTCTTAGATTAGCATTGTATGCTTCTAACAAATGATAGACACTTTACAATGCTtcgtcaaaataaaataaagtaaaatttcagttttttgtagtttttgtatcaaaaatactcaaaaagtataacaaatcagcaATTTTATTAGTTTAGACTagaacttttttcaaatttaaatgatgcggtagactattctgggtAAATACGCAATCTATGAAAACAAATTTCGAGTCACCCTCGGTATACGGTAGTTAGCTTTAAGAACCTTTGGGgtcatccatataccacgtggacagttTGGGGGAGGGTAGGGGGTGCGAAAAAGTCCACGTTATCCATGCAGACGGGGGGGGTATAGAAATAGTCCACGTGGACTCAtacttatatttttttctcaatGAGGTCGTAAAACAAATTTGCATAATTGGCATAAGCGTTTGATGTTTTCCTTCAAATCATCCCAAAACTGTAAAACACGTAAAGAGCTCCTTATAGTATAGCAAGTTCATACCACTAAATCAGTGAAAATCAACACCGAGTAAAATGTTGCTCCCAGAGACATTTGATTAAATCTTCTATGTCGTTGTCAACAACTATTTTAGAATTCCAAATCAATCTGTTGATTTTACATGACCAATTAAAGTTCATAATTTACTCAAATTTTTCCCCAAATTTTGTGTTATTATGATGAGTGCAAAATGGTGTGTTTTAATGTTTGTAATTTTCACAAATGtcaaagtttaaaatttgtttttattagattcttcttcttcacgatacctccagtataaaaacagTCCACCACAATACGAATACCTGATATTGGAAACCCTCTTTTTTATATTACTTGATAAAAACATCAGGAAAGTCAACGTGGACACTGCGCGGAGGGGGTAGGGGCACATGAattgtccacgcttgtccacgtAGGAGAAGGAGGGGATCAAAAACGAAGGTTTTttggtccacgtggtatatgaatggCCCCTTTTTTCAAATATACCGACAGGTTCCCTTGAAAAAGAGCCACAGCAAAGGGCAATAAACAACAGCCGTTTTGCTTATATTTGACTAATACCGCCGTTCAAATTCCCAGTCGTAATAAACACAACTTATCATACAGATAGGTGCTAGAAGCAGCTCAAAATTTACCTCCTAGAATATTTGAGTCAAAATGTCTAAAACGGGTCACCAAAATTAGGTAAAATTataatttcgaagaaatgttccacatcaaattgcaccacggaaaaaacgctgtagaaaataacccattggatattttctcttgaaaacatgggtaaaagtagtttaaagtgatatttcaaaggctttctatcatttaattccactatgtttttatagttgaatgcacttgcacttcactatttaacagataccggcatttcgattactacttgagGATTGTTAAGTCGTTgatgtttgaaaatttgaaaatgttttcagctttcaGCTACGTCTAATTTCCAAGGATTAGAGACTTGACGCTGAATTTTAATATCTTCTATAGTTAAGTTACGTTTTTCTGAAAAAGCGTGTTCCGCTACCTTGGATTTGAAGTGGAATGGTAAGTCTTTTTCAGATTCTctagaagcttttgctatttccgcAATATGCTGTTTGAATCGAATTTCCAATGTTCTCCTGGtttgtccaatataaactttatcGCAATCTGAACATGATATTTTGTATATCCCCGATTTGCTCATTGTTTCTCATTGATCTTTTGTGGATCCTAGTATTGATTTTAGTTGGTAATTTCTACTACTGAAAACTAGATCTACActaaacttttttaattttttcctaagTGGATAAGCCCTATTCAGGTATCAATAATTGCAaccttaaatttttttaaattaatgacGCTAGATCCACGACAgtggaaataattaaaaaaaatgctccaCAAAAATGTCAAACAAAAGAAACAACAATTATAAAACACCCTCCCGGACATGATTAAACGTGTTGAAAAAACTCTTAAAGACTGTAAACCCCTCTTGGGCAAGAATCTCACTCGTTTCAAAGTTTCAAACCCCATCTCACCCCGAATAAAGGGACTCCCAAAAATTCACAAACCCGGAAATGAAATCAGGGAAATTATTTCATCAATAGGTGCCCCAAcccaaaaaaatgcaaaatggctAGTACaagattttcaaaatatgccaaaaaagTTTTCCAGCCGGTCCATCACCAATACACAAGAGTTCATGTTATATATCATGTTCACATTGCgataaagtttatattggacaaaCCAGGAGAACATTAGAAATTCGATTCAAAGAGCGTATTGCGGAAACAGCAAAAGCTTCTagagaaaatctttgaaatattacgttcgcgtatatattgagTTTAAAGTGatttgtttacactgtatttttatcgctgtcagttttgcgaaaatttgataaaatggcgtcacccgaaaaATCACGTTGCAAATTAACTTTGCGCAAGCCCCTGGAAAATCTTCAACTCTTTCAACTTCtctggatgttctattagtgatcgggatcacaagcgtgtagtgaaagcgtttaagcggaatcccaatgcttcggtcagggatgttCAATCTGTCCAAGTATTTCGTTCAGAGAGCTAaggactgcatacgtacaaagtgcagaagatTCCAAATTGTGTCCAATTGGCAACtggagtgcgccgttcgtgatTACCAGGACTGCAAACGGgaagatctacctcaaggagtgtgTCTACAGAAGCATCTGCTTCCTccgttgaagcaacacgagggccctacgatcttctggccaTATCTAGCTTcttgccactattcaaatgttgtcctggagcggtacgaagccaacggggtcaATTTGGTACCCAACAACATGAACCCCCCAATGCACCGGAACAaaggcccatcgaaaaatactgggcaactatgaagcaggcactacggaagcaaGGTCCAATCTGAGGAAGATATGAAGGaaaagtgggtttccgtacataagaagctgcagccagatggtgtacagaacctaatgagtggagttaagTATAAGGTGTGAGCGTGCGGTTATTGTTGAAGCGCTAGCCCGGATTCAAAGGGAAAGGCGATGGGGACCGTTTGACTCTCTTGTGGATTTCTTATTTAATTCTTCTGATCCTGGAAAGGACGGGTAAGGAAGGTCCACTCAAGTCGTTGTTCAGTAGGAAGGCTTTGGTAGCGAACTGTATTTACACCACTTTGTATATTTGATTCACTTTATTTGACGGTAAATTTATAACTGACTCTTTCTAGCGAACATAGCACGTATTAATATGAAATCAAATAGCGGTCAAATCTTCTCGATACATGCATTCCCCTTCTGGTGAACGGAGCCAACGTCAGCCGCTAGCGGCGACTTCTTATTGTTTTAATCATTGATGCTCGTTCGTGTGTGTACTGGGCGCTACTGGAACTTTCTGTGGCAAACGAATCGCGGCCAACCAAATATTCCTAAACTGCTGTATTTTCAGTTTGGGCAGGAATCGTACTGGAGCGGGTAGCGAACagttatggtattgaagttgaatgcAATGAATATGCAAAAGCTTAGTAATggattatattttattgtctgaaagtttgaaaagtcTCGGTCCACTAGGTAATTCTCTACAGCATTTTTccatgatgcaatttgatttgTAAGATCAAATCTAGAcgaattcagcaaaaaaaaaattttgggcgAAATATTACCATACccgtttgttttcaaaaattgtttGTAGGCGACCCAATTGACCGATTTCAATGATTAAATCGGAAGTAAAATCATTGAGAGATACAGATCGTGATTTTTTCCGATCCGAAAAGTTTCATGTTCgttaattttttatcaattgcTTACGATaacaaaaaacttgttttaatccacttagtgATGCAATTGAGCCTGTCTCATGCAAACTATAATTCCATCGATTGTTAGTTTCAATGTAGATAAGACAATGTCTTGAGTACTTATTACCATTACCATCTAGCGTATGCGTGAAATAGTTGGCTGTATACACGAAATTTGTAATTCAACATCACTATTACAAAGCCATGATATACCTCCAAGGAATTTTAAAAAGGTTTCTTACGTAAATTTTAGTCTACATTACATTACGCTTAACATTGTTTGGGTGAGACATAATTTGTGATGAACCACTTGCTTTTGTCgtttgaactgtttggattcAATGCTGGTGTCGGTTACATGTATACATAAACATACACATTAAACACTTATTCTACAGGTTTCCATGCTTTAAAGTTCTCATTAAACATGTATAATCCACACAGAACTCTCTATGAAtgaattaaaaacaaaacaagaaGTTGGTAACGTTGTGGCCGTAGTGTTTGTCAATGTAGCAGTATAAATTTGGATGTGCGATATTTGACATCCCTGAGGAAGACAAAAATACATTGTTGAAACGTAGGAGAGAAAGAGATAATCTGTCCAGATTAATTTAAAAACTGCAGCCAAAAAACCTTACCCACGAAGCAAGAAGGATTCCTGAAAATACTTGATTTTCCCTCACAATTGCTCGATTTGAATCCGTtcaaacttatttaagaagaacTCGATAGATTAGTCAGAAATCACAGCGTCTTCTTCCAGCAAATTTATTCGAAAAAACCGGCATCTCCAAAGCTTAAGGATATGAAAGAATTGACTTCCTCCTTTCATTTGTCATCAAAAGTATAataaattccacgtgaaattttgcatgaaactccgcgtgaaatttcactTTAAATTCTGCGCAAAATTCTACGTgaattttcatgtgaaattcagcGTAAAATTCCGTGTAAATTTTACCAAAATTCCGCGAGAATTTTCGTGTAAAATTCCGAGTGAAATTCCACCTGAAATTCTAGGTGAAATTCAACGTTAAATTTCTCGTGAATTTCCACGTCAAATTTCACGAGAAATACTACGCGAAATTTCACATGTAATTCCACGTGAAAATCCGCTAGAAATTTTTCGCGAAACCGCTTAAAATTTCGCTTTGAATTCAACGTAAAATACCGCGTAAAATTCTGTGTGCAATACCGCATGAAATTCAACGTAGATTTCGTGTTAAATACTgtgtgaaattccacgtgaaattttgTTTGAAGTTTTGCGAAATTCCTCATTCCGGGTGAAATTCCAAGGGAAAATACCGTGGAAAATTCCACGCAAATTCCACCTCAAATTAAACGTTCTACGCGAGTTTCCATTGAACTCTTTGTGAATCTCCACGTAAAATTTCGCGTGCAATTCCGTGTGAAGTTCCACGTGAAACTCTGTGAAATTTCGTTAAAAATTCCATTtgaaatttcacgtaaaattttaaatgaaatcatatgtgaaaatccataaaaaactACGCGAAATACCGCGTGAAATTCAGCGAAACTCAAGGTGAAAGTCCGCTTGAAaattcgtgtgaaattccgcgaaGCTCAACCTAAAATTCCTCGTGTAATTCCGCGTGAAATGGCCCGTGAAATTCCGCATGAAATTCCTCGTAAagttccacgtgaaattccacgtgaaactcCCCATGAAAATTCCACAAAATTCTGCGTGATAATTTCCCCGATGATTGAAATTCTCCTGTTTCTCCACTGTattggaaaatccgcataaCTGAAAACCTTACGAAAGCCGGTAAATTTGCATACataacccgagcaaacgaaaagcccataatgccGTCATGCTGATAGTGTTTGACATGTGTGTTTTCAAAATGAACCAATAAAACCACCATAACCGTGGTCCGTTAGATCCCATATACAAACTATCTGTTGGTGTATTTTTGGGGTTATTCAGACCACTATTTTGTGGTGTTTTGATAACGTGAAATTTGGCACGGACCAAATTTATAATCTTTTCATGGGGCTGCGTGGTAGAGGGGTCACACAGTAGCATAATCAAAAACGTTGGATTAATTATCACTCTTCGACAAAATTGCAGGCAATAAAATTATCGTCAGAAATATGATTAGGACGTATGAGCAAATTGTCAAAGTTCACTTTGAGTGAAAATTACAGACGAACTGTTACTCGCCAATTACAGATGTTGTCAGTaaataaaagagaaaagttttcattttcgttAATTGCTGTTAATTTTTCCAAtaaaggtttgtccggaatttccgttcaaaaagaattttgacagttgattTTTGCGCCCTAATCATATATTTGTAAAGAATTATCCGTCTTGTTATCACACCTATGATATACTAATGCAttcagtgccacctagcggtgaaaatgcgagcttgTGGGGTTTCACCGCCAGCTTCCGATAGTTAGATTTCTccgatttggttcaaatttgaagcagacactcctggtgggactatgaTTCGACTCAGGAGTTGATCAATTGAGTCTTGGTAGGCCCAGTGTTTCACTTTTAAGAGGAGTATTGTATCCAAAACTCCATTTGTATGCAATAAATGTCTATCGTATCTGAAAGTATTATTCCAAAGCTTATATTTCATGGGATTTATATAGCAGAACCGGTTTAAATCTCAATCGAATATAGCACACATTTCCGCAATTAAAAATTTCGCACCAATAACCCTTTCTCCAATTTCTTCTCATTCCAGCTTGTACATGGGTAGCTCGAGTGCACATTCGCGCGCTTCCAGCCTGGCGGAAGACACCGTCGACGGTTACGTTCCTATGGCGGCTCCATCCCACGCGGAGGAGTACGTAGACATGGAGCCATCCCACAACAGCAGCAGTCGTACGGTTGCAGTTCCAACGGTCACAACAGCCGGTGGTGCAGGTAATATTAGTTCGGCGGCTTCCAGCTGCAGTATCACATCTGGGACTCCCTCGACCGATATGCGCTTTTCTGAGTATCATCTAGAGAAAGTGGTGGCCAGGTTCACCCCGAGTGAAGATGACGAAACGGACCGGCCCTTGCGTACCTACTCGGTGGGCAGTCGATTGGAGCATAACAAGAGAAAGTTACGCGTCGATATGCTGAGCTCGGAAGCAACGTCCAATTCTAGGGTTCGCGCATTCTCGGTTGGATCCCGGGCAAAGGTCCCCCGGTCGGAGCTCTATAAGGGTGCTCCGATCACTGCACCGTTGTTGTCGACGGGTAGTTCTGGTAGCATGCAGGAGAGTAGTAGCAATACGGGAAGCATTACCAACTCTGCCATCGGTATCGATGTAATGTCGTCGGGCATGAGTCCCTGTGTCAGCGGCGTTAAGACGGGTAAAAAATCTTCCAGTGCACCAGTGCTGGCCATCAAGCCACACGGTTCGTTCGATCCTATGGATGACCTGATGGAAATTGATTTCGGAACACAATTCCACGGAGAGCCGGAGGTGAATTCTAGTACACCCCAGAAATCGCTGGGAGTTGATGACTATATGGAGATGACCGCTGGAAACGGTGTTCAGAACACAGGTTACGTTGAAATGAAACCTGGACGTATTATAACGTCGGGAAACACAAGTGCTGTTGAAGACAGTGATTATCTCGATATGAGACCTGGGGCGGTACCCGAAACGAATCTTTCGACGAAAAGCACAAGTTCCCCCATACAGATTAATTCGCCGAAAAAGTTTAACGGAGGCGGAAATAgtaacaacaataacaacaacaacaattaccTTGAGATGTCCTCTCGATCAATGGGGACATCCTCGTCGTCTTCCTCTTCGGCAACACACCGTAAAACAAAAGTACCTTCGGAAGATTACCTGAACATGAGTCCATTGATGATGAGTGGTGGCGGAGGCGGTGGTGGAGACAGTGGCAATGAAGACAAAATGACGCATGAAGAAGATGATATGGTGGCTCCAAGCAGTGCCCCTGAAGGTTACATGGAAATGTCCTGGAACCAAGGAAAGTCTAATCTGAAGACTGAGTGCAAAAAACGAGCATCCGATGAATACATAAATATGGATTTTACTCGTCGAGAGGTTGGAGGAACCTTGCTCGGAGCAGAGTCTCGATTGAGTTCACAGCCTATTGCAATTCAACCGGGTAATGGAAGTCGAACTTCCTCGGGTGACCTGTTGGAACCAAAGATGGGTGGAGTTCCGTCAAATATTCCAAACTACCTACCATTAAATCCAGCTCTAGCTCAGCGTCATCAAATAGCAGCGCAAATTGGATTCAGTCCGAAGCAGAACAATTCCCGATCAAGGTGCGATTCTAGAGACAGTGGAATCGTGACACCCTCCGGTAGTCAGGCGACAATATTTCCGTTTAGTCCTGGTAGTCCGATCAAATCATTTGCGATCAATTCGGAACACAATGCCGACGAGCGGAAGTGCTACATGGACGGAACAACCGGTACGTTGCGTATTAGTGAGATGGACGAAGAGGGTAGTGAGTTCCTGGTCGCAGATAACCAGCAACCGCAACAGTCAAAAGACCCCGAAAGCAGTAAGCTGGAGGATCTAAGCCATAACTATGCTGAGTTGAGTATTGgccaacaacagcagcagcaacagcaacaacagcagcaaaaGGCTGACAAAAGTCGTATAAGTTCCTTCAGCAGTAGCAAACGAGCAAATCTTAGTTTGATTCTAACAACGTCCACCGGTACCAAAACGACGACCACGATAACAACGATGAACACGACAGCGGAATACCCAGATTACGTCAACTGCAGCCCCATCACTACACCGGTGGCGCCGAAACCAGCAACTCCGATGGCCTTAGATGACCAAGCTGGTGACTACGCCATAATGAACCCCGCTTGTTTGAGAAAGCTCTCAAGCACTTCTCAGACAGAACTTTCCACGACTGATGTCGGTCTTCCACCCTTGACTAGAAAATCCAATCTTATTGGTTTTAGACCCATTACCTCAAGTCAGGATGAAGCATTGCTAAAGAAATGCACAGGAACTTCTCCCAAACCTGCCTTCAGTCGGCAGTATTCGGAACGCCGTACCGGACCATCTGGAGCCGAAGGGTCAAGTTATGAGATGCTTCACCGTTCCTGCCATTCGCGTCCGAATAGTGTTAACAGCGAAAAAATAAGCAGCAAGTGTCAACCGGCATCGGCTGGATCAACGCGTCCGAGTTCAGCCAACAGTGACCGACTTCCTACCATATCTGCTACCTCATCATCCGCTTCCTCCACATCGACGCTGTGTGAAAGTAAGAACCAGAGTCCAACCGCATCGTGTACCATGATTGCAGGCGTTGGCGCTGCGACAGCTTCCGCTGTTCGTTCGGACTCCGTTGCGTCGCACACTGATCCGCACATCATCTCACGTCCTCCATCTGTCAGCTCGGAACGTGAACTGCACTACGCAAGTCTTGATCTTCCACCATGTGGCACAAATCCTTCCACTGCATCGGCTGCTGCCACAAACAGAATGGAAGTGGATTCCGATGTTGGTGTACCTTCATCGGCAATCGGTCGTCAAGGAGGATCCGACTCATTAAACTCTAGCCCTAGTCCCAATTCCGGATGTACCTCGCAACAACAGACTGGTTCTGCCTTTACATATGCTCAAATCGATTTTGTCCGCTCGATTGCACAAGCACAGcaacatcagcagcagcagcagcagtcgtCAACCAAGAGTGGCCAACAACAACCGTAAGAGCACACAGCCACACACACACAGGTACAATGAAACTGCCAATCCGAAACAACAGAGAGCCCCTCCTTTGAAAGTAAGTATAGCAGTTAAGTTCTGTGCCCCTCGAACGACGAGAAACAAAGAGATGTAAATATAAACACACacccaaacacacacacacataaagTAGGCACCGAGTGCTCGG encodes:
- the LOC131682014 gene encoding insulin receptor substrate 1 isoform X7; translated protein: MSTLTSNANTNNNNNNNLIIAASSPVTGTSSSSNNNTNNNNSNAINNNNHHLGTQAFGTTTSHHHQSALASGVSSAKRLLPFARSMSSSSNGGGVGPGSFAAGGAVGSSGLSAMIPTELNVVLHGYHTKLKTNKKKYFVVYGDTPDKNARLEYFDSEKKFKQSWLKSSSVQAKRSIVLRSCFNINKRHDTKKHVIALYTKDDCFCIVFNSEEELNRWLRTLLSLQRGEESEGEPPRPTFEHVWDVFVQRKGLGDSYGILGNYRLCITDKTLSLVRIGPPTTATGDSRVEVVEFSLASIRRCGASQRYFYMEVGRSSKTGAGEIWMEAQDAIIAHNMNTTIMKSAKSNGDSLCPLPRNRSSSANAASKPTQILVRRQTHAGQKPINCSPSGAIDFSCASTAAMMLPPSPSSSLNRFQQYHNQPPSALLPSPSTPTANSFSDSSSCCSSTASIQTAITSATIAPHLTDGGQQQQLYAMLPPPPPLYHPATMATAGSLLSLPAMSRHTRTNTTSSAHYAANPLYLSTIPLRRLRSSLRRHSVSGVAITRERCDSLPSRNRTTSETSTHQQQVILNSGGMPPPRTIPSASFSRPHSMVVSRQSHSHSPPVHSSPLSPPSTGACSTGSDGSSLSIDETDSFVGSLTPDEGNGFSKVINALSSGCSIPEENSDEYILNYGRINQRPFTQHRSMDEFGSHLRHSHNSLSLPISQAIRRGSPAPPTNVAGSVEGSSSNYMEMCSPCGSSPGDPSGNGGYIPMSPIADFSRGLYMGSSSAHSRASSLAEDTVDGYVPMAAPSHAEEYVDMEPSHNSSSRTVAVPTVTTAGGAGNISSAASSCSITSGTPSTDMRFSEYHLEKVVARFTPSEDDETDRPLRTYSVGSRLEHNKRKLRVDMLSSEATSNSRVRAFSVGSRAKVPRSELYKGAPITAPLLSTGSSGSMQESSSNTGSITNSAIGIDVMSSGMSPCVSGVKTGKKSSSAPVLAIKPHGSFDPMDDLMEIDFGTQFHGEPEVNSSTPQKSLGVDDYMEMTAGNGVQNTGYVEMKPGRIITSGNTSAVEDSDYLDMRPGAVPETNLSTKSTSSPIQINSPKKFNGGGNSNNNNNNNNYLEMSSRSMGTSSSSSSSATHRKTKVPSEDYLNMSPLMMSGGGGGGGDSGNEDKMTHEEDDMVAPSSAPEGYMEMSWNQGKSNLKTECKKRASDEYINMDFTRREVGGTLLGAESRLSSQPIAIQPGNGSRTSSGDLLEPKMGGVPSNIPNYLPLNPALAQRHQIAAQIGFSPKQNNSRSRCDSRDSGIVTPSGSQATIFPFSPGSPIKSFAINSEHNADERKCYMDGTTGTLRISEMDEEGSEFLVADNQQPQQSKDPESSKLEDLSHNYAELSIGQQQQQQQQQQQQKADKSRISSFSSSKRANLSLILTTSTGTKTTTTITTMNTTAEYPDYVNCSPITTPVAPKPATPMALDDQAGDYAIMNPACLRKLSSTSQTELSTTDVGLPPLTRKSNLIGFRPITSSQDEALLKKCTGTSPKPAFSRQYSERRTGPSGAEGSSYEMLHRSCHSRPNSVNSEKISSKCQPASAGSTRPSSANSDRLPTISATSSSASSTSTLCESKNQSPTASCTMIAGVGAATASAVRSDSVASHTDPHIISRPPSVSSERELHYASLDLPPCGTNPSTASAAATNRMEVDSDVGVPSSAIGRQGGSDSLNSSPSPNSGCTSQQQTGSAFTYAQIDFVRSIAQAQQHQQQQQQSSTKSGQQQP
- the LOC131682014 gene encoding mucin-19 isoform X5, whose translation is MSTLTSNANTNNNNNNNLIIAASSPVTGTSSSSNNNTNNNNSNAINNNNHHLGTQAFGTTTSHHHQSALASGVSSAKRLLPFARSMSSSSNGGGVGPGSFAAGGAVGSSGLSAMIPTELNVVLHGYHTKLKTNKKKYFVVYGDTPDKNARLEYFDSEKKFKQSWLKSSSVQAKRSIVLRSCFNINKRHDTKKHVIALYTKDDCFCIVFNSEEELNRWLRTLLSLQRGEESEGEPPRPTFEHVWDVFVQRKGLGDSYGILGNYRLCITDKTLSLVRIGPPTTATGDSRVEVVEFSLASIRRCGASQRYFYMEVGRSSKTGAGEIWMEAQDAIIAHNMNTTIMKSAKSNGDSLCPLPRNRSSSANAASKPTQILVRRQTHAGQKPINCSPSGEDQSSSHASYAQGSESSSSATSTNTVVMVPQYPNSSQNSKANQNHQPYSDKLGASTTSIPASTCHPGAGSGQTIGGPPGGPIPGSPRFSSYPSPTLSYGKTSIKKPKLDPPQEEEGSASSYSSYTSIRQPPLAGVGPQPAQLTQYTGAPVGLGVVGPSSSVSTTSVCSGSTTTTTEFPSPSEHAIDFSCASTAAMMLPPSPSSSLNRFQQYHNQPPSALLPSPSTPTANSFSDSSSCCSSTASIQTAITSATIAPHLTDGGQQQQLYAMLPPPPPLYHPATMATAGSLLSLPAMSRHTRTNTTSSAHYAANPLYLSTIPLRRLRSSLRRHSVSGVAITRERCDSLPSRNRTTSETSTHQQQVILNSGGMPPPRTIPSASFSRPHSMVVSRQSHSHSPPVHSSPLSPPSTGACSTGSDGSSLSIDETDSFVGSLTPDEGNGFSKVINALSSGCSIPEENSDEYILNYGRINQRPFTQHRSMDEFGSHAIRRGSPAPPTNVAGSVEGSSSNYMEMCSPCGSSPGDPSGNGGYIPMSPIADFSRGLYMGSSSAHSRASSLAEDTVDGYVPMAAPSHAEEYVDMEPSHNSSSRTVAVPTVTTAGGAGNISSAASSCSITSGTPSTDMRFSEYHLEKVVARFTPSEDDETDRPLRTYSVGSRLEHNKRKLRVDMLSSEATSNSRVRAFSVGSRAKVPRSELYKGAPITAPLLSTGSSGSMQESSSNTGSITNSAIGIDVMSSGMSPCVSGVKTGKKSSSAPVLAIKPHGSFDPMDDLMEIDFGTQFHGEPEVNSSTPQKSLGVDDYMEMTAGNGVQNTGYVEMKPGRIITSGNTSAVEDSDYLDMRPGAVPETNLSTKSTSSPIQINSPKKFNGGGNSNNNNNNNNYLEMSSRSMGTSSSSSSSATHRKTKVPSEDYLNMSPLMMSGGGGGGGDSGNEDKMTHEEDDMVAPSSAPEGYMEMSWNQGKSNLKTECKKRASDEYINMDFTRREVGGTLLGAESRLSSQPIAIQPGNGSRTSSGDLLEPKMGGVPSNIPNYLPLNPALAQRHQIAAQIGFSPKQNNSRSRCDSRDSGIVTPSGSQATIFPFSPGSPIKSFAINSEHNADERKCYMDGTTGTLRISEMDEEGSEFLVADNQQPQQSKDPESSKLEDLSHNYAELSIGQQQQQQQQQQQQKADKSRISSFSSSKRANLSLILTTSTGTKTTTTITTMNTTAEYPDYVNCSPITTPVAPKPATPMALDDQAGDYAIMNPACLRKLSSTSQTELSTTDVGLPPLTRKSNLIGFRPITSSQDEALLKKCTGTSPKPAFSRQYSERRTGPSGAEGSSYEMLHRSCHSRPNSVNSEKISSKCQPASAGSTRPSSANSDRLPTISATSSSASSTSTLCESKNQSPTASCTMIAGVGAATASAVRSDSVASHTDPHIISRPPSVSSERELHYASLDLPPCGTNPSTASAAATNRMEVDSDVGVPSSAIGRQGGSDSLNSSPSPNSGCTSQQQTGSAFTYAQIDFVRSIAQAQQHQQQQQQSSTKSGQQQP
- the LOC131682014 gene encoding mucin-19 isoform X6 translates to MSTLTSNANTNNNNNNNLIIAASSPVTGTSSSSNNNTNNNNSNAINNNNHHLGTQAFGTTTSHHHQSALASGVSSAKRLLPFARSMSSSSNGGGVGPGSFAAGGAVGSSGLSAMIPTELNVVLHGYHTKLKTNKKKYFVVYGDTPDKNARLEYFDSEKKFKQSWLKSSSVQAKRSIVLRSCFNINKRHDTKKHVIALYTKDDCFCIVFNSEEELNRWLRTLLSLQRGEESEGEPPRPTFEHVWDVFVQRKGLGDSYGILGNYRLCITDKTLSLVRIGPPTTATGDSRVEVVEFSLASIRRCGASQRYFYMEVGRSSKTGAGEIWMEAQDAIIAHNMNTTIMKSAKSNGDSLCPLPRNRSSSANAASKPTQILVRRQTHAGQKPINCSPSGEDQSSSHASYAQGSESSSSATSTNTVVMVPQYPNSSQNSKANQNHQPYSDKLGASTTSIPASTCHPGAGSGQTIGGPPGGPIPGSPRFSSYPSPTLSYGKTSIKKPKLDPPQEEEGSASSYSSYTSIRQPPLAGVGPQPAQLTQYTGAPVGLGVVGPSSSVSTTSVCSGSTTTTTEFPSPSEHGVAITRERCDSLPSRNRTTSETSTHQQQVILNSGGMPPPRTIPSASFSRPHSMVVSRQSHSHSPPVHSSPLSPPSTGACSTGSDGSSLSIDETDSFVGSLTPDEGNGFSKVINALSSGCSIPEENSDEYILNYGRINQRPFTQHRSMDEFGSHLRHSHNSLSLPISQAIRRGSPAPPTNVAGSVEGSSSNYMEMCSPCGSSPGDPSGNGGYIPMSPIADFSRGLYMGSSSAHSRASSLAEDTVDGYVPMAAPSHAEEYVDMEPSHNSSSRTVAVPTVTTAGGAGNISSAASSCSITSGTPSTDMRFSEYHLEKVVARFTPSEDDETDRPLRTYSVGSRLEHNKRKLRVDMLSSEATSNSRVRAFSVGSRAKVPRSELYKGAPITAPLLSTGSSGSMQESSSNTGSITNSAIGIDVMSSGMSPCVSGVKTGKKSSSAPVLAIKPHGSFDPMDDLMEIDFGTQFHGEPEVNSSTPQKSLGVDDYMEMTAGNGVQNTGYVEMKPGRIITSGNTSAVEDSDYLDMRPGAVPETNLSTKSTSSPIQINSPKKFNGGGNSNNNNNNNNYLEMSSRSMGTSSSSSSSATHRKTKVPSEDYLNMSPLMMSGGGGGGGDSGNEDKMTHEEDDMVAPSSAPEGYMEMSWNQGKSNLKTECKKRASDEYINMDFTRREVGGTLLGAESRLSSQPIAIQPGNGSRTSSGDLLEPKMGGVPSNIPNYLPLNPALAQRHQIAAQIGFSPKQNNSRSRCDSRDSGIVTPSGSQATIFPFSPGSPIKSFAINSEHNADERKCYMDGTTGTLRISEMDEEGSEFLVADNQQPQQSKDPESSKLEDLSHNYAELSIGQQQQQQQQQQQQKADKSRISSFSSSKRANLSLILTTSTGTKTTTTITTMNTTAEYPDYVNCSPITTPVAPKPATPMALDDQAGDYAIMNPACLRKLSSTSQTELSTTDVGLPPLTRKSNLIGFRPITSSQDEALLKKCTGTSPKPAFSRQYSERRTGPSGAEGSSYEMLHRSCHSRPNSVNSEKISSKCQPASAGSTRPSSANSDRLPTISATSSSASSTSTLCESKNQSPTASCTMIAGVGAATASAVRSDSVASHTDPHIISRPPSVSSERELHYASLDLPPCGTNPSTASAAATNRMEVDSDVGVPSSAIGRQGGSDSLNSSPSPNSGCTSQQQTGSAFTYAQIDFVRSIAQAQQHQQQQQQSSTKSGQQQP